In one window of Lewinella sp. 4G2 DNA:
- a CDS encoding acyl-CoA carboxylase subunit beta, whose amino-acid sequence MTKQEKAAAEHADHMLLMVSRLNHRLDKIHLGGGKRRIAKQHERGKMTARERVAALIDEGTDFLEFGAFAGYEMYEEHGGCPAAGVITGYGRVHGRLCVIVANDATVKAGAWFPITGKKNLRAQEIAMENRVPIIYLVDSAGVYLPLQDEIFPDKDHFGRIFRNNAQMSAMGVPQIAAVMGSCVAGGAYLPIMSDESLIVEGTGSIFLAGPYLVRAAIGEKADKEDLGGADMHASVSGVIDYKCVDDTDCLLKIRDLVGRMPNSPVTPFNRIAPAAAPGGEDGILGVLPEDRAKPYSGRELIAQLVDGGEFTEFKEEYGQTLLCGYARIDGWSVGIVSNNREVVKSGKGEMQFGGVIYSDSADKAARFIMICNQKKIPLVFLHDVSGFMVGSRSEQGGIIKDGAKMVNAMANSVVPKFSIVCGNSYGAGNYAMCGRAYDPRLMLSWPTARLAVMGGAQAAKVLLQIQISSQKAKGEVVSKMDEEALLKKITDRYDKQTSPYYAAARLWVDEIIDPRTTRDWISAGIEAAGYAPVSEFKMGVLQT is encoded by the coding sequence ATGACCAAACAAGAAAAAGCCGCCGCCGAACATGCTGACCACATGTTGTTGATGGTGAGCCGCCTCAACCACCGGCTCGATAAAATCCACCTCGGAGGTGGCAAACGCCGCATCGCAAAACAACACGAGCGCGGCAAAATGACCGCCCGCGAACGCGTCGCCGCCCTCATAGACGAGGGAACGGACTTCCTGGAGTTCGGCGCCTTCGCCGGCTACGAAATGTACGAAGAGCACGGTGGCTGCCCCGCTGCCGGTGTAATTACCGGCTACGGCCGCGTACACGGGCGGCTGTGTGTAATCGTTGCCAATGACGCGACCGTTAAGGCTGGCGCATGGTTTCCCATTACTGGCAAAAAGAACCTCCGCGCGCAAGAAATTGCCATGGAGAATCGCGTCCCCATTATCTACCTGGTAGACAGTGCCGGCGTGTACCTCCCCCTGCAAGACGAGATCTTCCCGGATAAGGATCATTTTGGGCGCATCTTCAGAAACAATGCTCAGATGAGCGCGATGGGCGTGCCCCAGATTGCCGCCGTGATGGGCAGTTGTGTGGCCGGTGGCGCCTACCTCCCGATCATGTCCGACGAAAGCCTGATCGTGGAAGGAACCGGCAGTATTTTCTTGGCCGGGCCCTACCTCGTGCGTGCCGCCATCGGTGAAAAAGCGGATAAGGAAGACCTTGGGGGCGCCGACATGCACGCTTCCGTAAGCGGGGTGATTGACTACAAATGCGTCGATGATACCGACTGCCTGTTGAAGATTCGGGACCTCGTTGGCAGAATGCCCAACTCACCCGTCACCCCCTTCAATCGCATCGCACCCGCGGCAGCGCCCGGTGGTGAAGACGGCATCCTCGGGGTACTTCCCGAAGACCGTGCCAAACCCTACAGCGGCCGCGAACTCATCGCTCAGCTGGTTGACGGCGGCGAGTTTACTGAGTTCAAAGAAGAGTACGGGCAGACGCTGCTCTGTGGCTACGCGCGAATTGATGGGTGGAGTGTTGGTATTGTCTCCAACAACCGCGAGGTCGTGAAGAGTGGTAAGGGCGAGATGCAATTTGGCGGCGTGATTTACTCTGACTCCGCCGACAAGGCCGCGCGCTTCATCATGATCTGCAACCAGAAGAAGATTCCGCTGGTGTTTTTGCACGACGTCTCCGGATTCATGGTAGGCAGCCGTTCCGAACAGGGCGGCATCATCAAGGACGGCGCAAAGATGGTCAACGCCATGGCCAACAGCGTCGTGCCTAAGTTCAGCATCGTGTGTGGCAACAGCTACGGTGCCGGCAATTACGCGATGTGTGGGCGTGCCTACGACCCCAGGTTGATGCTATCGTGGCCCACCGCCCGCCTGGCCGTGATGGGTGGTGCCCAGGCAGCCAAAGTATTGCTACAAATACAGATCAGCAGCCAGAAGGCAAAGGGAGAAGTCGTCTCAAAAATGGACGAGGAGGCCCTACTAAAAAAGATCACGGACCGCTACGACAAACAAACCAGCCCTTACTACGCTGCCGCCCGCTTATGGGTGGACGAGATCATTGACCCCAGAACCACGAGAGACTGGATCTCGGCGGGGATCGAAGCGGCCGGCTACGCACCGGTGAGTGAGTTTAAGATGGGGGTGTTGCAGACTTAG
- the hemE gene encoding uroporphyrinogen decarboxylase, which yields MKKSSYDNDLFLRAARGEKTERPPVWLMRQAGRILPQYRALRASLSGFIELVTSPDLAAEVTVQPVDELGVDAAIIFSDILVIPEALGLPYNMVEKVGPRFPEVIKSKADFAKLRPAEAAPDHLGYVYDALDATKMLLNNRVPLIGFAGAPWTIFAYMVEGGGSKTFSKARAMLYREPELSHLLMEKIARATAAYLKGKIKHGADLIQLFDSWAGVLPPAHYEEFSLRYLRLIIDELGGVVPVTVFAKDARHAIPGIGQLNCDVIQLDWIADPAVARQQAPGKVLQGNLDPVQLYAPLAEVETATLAMLERFGPHHIANLGHGVYPDTPLDGVKTFVNTVKSFRY from the coding sequence GTGAAAAAATCTAGCTACGACAACGACCTCTTCCTTCGTGCCGCCCGCGGTGAAAAAACCGAACGCCCGCCCGTTTGGCTGATGCGCCAGGCCGGGAGAATTCTCCCGCAATACCGTGCCCTACGCGCCAGCCTGAGCGGGTTCATCGAACTGGTGACCTCCCCCGACCTCGCCGCGGAGGTGACCGTGCAGCCCGTTGACGAATTGGGCGTCGATGCCGCCATCATCTTCAGTGATATCCTGGTGATTCCGGAAGCGCTGGGCTTACCCTACAATATGGTAGAGAAGGTAGGACCGCGGTTCCCCGAGGTCATCAAGTCGAAAGCGGACTTCGCTAAGCTGCGGCCCGCGGAGGCTGCCCCCGATCACTTAGGCTATGTTTACGATGCGCTGGACGCCACGAAAATGCTGCTGAACAACCGCGTCCCCCTAATTGGTTTTGCCGGCGCCCCGTGGACGATCTTCGCCTACATGGTAGAAGGAGGTGGGTCGAAAACCTTCAGTAAAGCCCGCGCTATGTTGTACCGGGAGCCGGAGCTTAGCCATTTGCTAATGGAAAAGATCGCCCGCGCTACTGCTGCTTACCTGAAAGGGAAGATCAAGCACGGCGCGGACCTCATCCAACTATTCGATAGCTGGGCCGGCGTGTTGCCACCGGCGCACTACGAAGAATTTAGCCTCCGCTACTTGCGCTTGATTATCGACGAACTGGGTGGAGTAGTACCCGTAACCGTATTCGCTAAGGATGCGCGCCACGCCATTCCGGGGATTGGCCAACTGAACTGCGACGTGATTCAACTAGACTGGATTGCCGACCCCGCCGTAGCCCGCCAACAAGCGCCGGGCAAAGTACTTCAGGGTAACCTGGACCCAGTTCAACTCTACGCGCCCCTAGCGGAAGTGGAAACGGCCACGCTCGCCATGCTCGAACGCTTCGGGCCTCACCACATCGCCAATCTTGGCCACGGAGTTTACCCGGATACGCCTCTAGACGGCGTAAAAACCTTCGTTAATACCGTCAAGAGTTTCCGGTACTGA
- a CDS encoding GNAT family N-acetyltransferase, giving the protein MRPQIVLLGRANTVRYARREALLGEDFAFPVWQNEDLLTRWKRTGFPAEVDRLFLVQLPATGALVGTILMTRVRKLEYEVAYGIQPTWRRNGLATKGVGLALRSMSEELKQSIRVFAHVSAENTASVRVLQAHEFVQVLPTNNYGLQRWELELTPSPISTGNS; this is encoded by the coding sequence ATGCGTCCACAAATTGTTTTGCTTGGCCGTGCAAACACTGTTCGTTACGCCCGTCGTGAAGCCCTTTTAGGGGAGGATTTTGCGTTTCCGGTCTGGCAAAATGAAGACCTTCTGACGCGCTGGAAGCGCACGGGTTTTCCGGCGGAAGTAGACCGGTTATTCCTTGTTCAATTGCCAGCGACGGGTGCGTTAGTAGGAACCATCTTGATGACTCGAGTCCGTAAGCTGGAATACGAGGTAGCCTATGGTATTCAACCAACGTGGCGGCGAAATGGGCTCGCTACCAAAGGGGTGGGGCTTGCTTTGCGCAGCATGTCTGAAGAGCTCAAGCAGTCAATAAGGGTGTTTGCCCACGTGAGCGCTGAAAACACGGCTTCAGTCCGTGTGCTGCAGGCACACGAATTCGTCCAGGTGCTCCCCACCAACAACTACGGTCTACAGCGTTGGGAGCTTGAGCTTACGCCGAGCCCAATCAGTACCGGAAACTCTTGA
- a CDS encoding PPK2 family polyphosphate kinase: protein MATIDLNTISTRPPEDLDKKSARKQSSKRAERIAELHQKLVAEGKHSVLIILQGMDASGKDGAMRNVFGACAPFGLRAVGWKKPTDEEFAHDFLWRIHKQAPAKGEMVIFNRSHYEDVLIQRVHGWIDEEKVDKRIASINAFEKLLAYDNNTLILKFYLHLSKEQQVEELTERLQEPEKYYKHNDGDWEEREHWDKYRAAYNDVLNRSEIPWHIIPVDSRWYRDYLMTDIIVEALEGLDMQWPELDTERKWE, encoded by the coding sequence ATGGCTACCATTGATCTCAATACAATCTCTACCCGGCCACCGGAAGACCTCGATAAGAAATCCGCCCGGAAGCAATCCAGCAAGCGGGCCGAGCGGATTGCGGAGTTGCACCAGAAATTGGTGGCCGAAGGGAAGCACAGCGTGCTCATCATTCTTCAGGGGATGGACGCGAGTGGCAAGGATGGCGCAATGCGAAATGTATTTGGTGCCTGTGCACCATTTGGTTTGCGGGCGGTAGGCTGGAAGAAACCGACCGACGAAGAGTTTGCCCACGACTTTCTCTGGCGCATCCACAAGCAGGCGCCTGCAAAAGGGGAGATGGTGATCTTCAACCGCAGCCACTACGAAGACGTACTGATCCAGCGTGTACACGGTTGGATCGACGAGGAAAAAGTGGATAAGCGCATCGCCTCCATCAATGCCTTTGAGAAGCTGCTCGCTTACGATAATAACACCCTGATTCTAAAATTTTACCTCCACCTCAGCAAGGAACAGCAGGTAGAAGAATTGACGGAACGGCTGCAGGAACCGGAGAAGTACTACAAGCACAACGACGGTGACTGGGAAGAACGAGAACACTGGGATAAATACCGCGCAGCGTACAACGACGTGTTGAACCGTAGCGAGATACCCTGGCACATTATCCCCGTTGACTCGCGCTGGTACCGGGACTACCTGATGACGGACATCATCGTAGAAGCCCTGGAGGGGCTAGACATGCAATGGCCGGAGTTGGATACGGAAAGGAAGTGGGAGTAG
- a CDS encoding sodium:solute symporter, whose amino-acid sequence MDAFALSHWDYIVMAVYAIFIIGYGLYSAKAASSEEYFLAGRNMTWPIVGISLFAANISSSTLVGLAGDAYKTNTQVFNYEWLASVVLVFFAIFFLPFYLKSQVYTMPEFLERRYDVRSRYYFSFITIVGNVLIDTAAGLFVGTVILKLLFPDLSTVAVVGILALAAAAYTVPGGLNSVIQTEVIQAILLVIGSCMITYFTFQSIGGWDEMIAGLNQMGAAGTLPNPNGVAEVLSGPGSSLGSIISPEFDATGIRQEIINGVSYGVYPLDAFDPKQFNLSSVPITERIYSDAVYQPSSADEVLSLVRPTGDTWREFFLGSGGDGFMPWTGLLLGAPILGFYFWANNQFMVQRVLGAKDINHGRWGALFAGLLKLPVLFIMVLPGTAAIVYLQQQSLLPDGFNFAEMGYKFPNGKLCENLIDCPNATYPMLMFQMLPTGILGLVLAGLLAAMMSSVSATFNSASTLITMDFAQKIKPDLTSKQLVRTGQISTLVLVVLACLWAPQIEKFDSLFEYLQIILSFIAPPIAAAFILGLFSRRVNGQGAFASLIFGAVLTLIYLYLQFSGSDSFFMEMHFLHRTFYLFLSCMIVNYGVSLMTAPPAPEKIANYTWTSDLIAEETEELKDLPWYKNYRYQAVLLLIITFILVGYFW is encoded by the coding sequence ATGGATGCATTTGCGTTATCCCACTGGGATTACATCGTTATGGCCGTCTACGCCATCTTCATTATTGGTTACGGATTATACAGTGCAAAAGCAGCCTCATCGGAGGAGTACTTCCTGGCCGGCCGGAACATGACCTGGCCCATCGTTGGTATCTCCTTGTTTGCGGCCAATATCTCAAGTTCAACGCTGGTCGGATTGGCGGGGGATGCTTACAAAACGAATACACAAGTTTTTAACTACGAGTGGTTGGCTTCGGTCGTCCTGGTCTTCTTTGCCATCTTCTTTTTGCCGTTCTATCTGAAGTCGCAGGTGTATACCATGCCGGAATTCCTGGAGCGGCGCTATGACGTGCGGTCCCGCTACTACTTCAGTTTTATTACCATTGTCGGTAACGTACTGATTGACACGGCGGCGGGTCTGTTCGTGGGGACGGTTATCCTGAAATTGTTGTTCCCGGACTTGTCCACCGTTGCTGTCGTCGGTATTCTGGCCCTTGCGGCGGCAGCCTATACCGTTCCCGGTGGTCTGAACTCGGTCATTCAAACGGAGGTCATTCAGGCTATTCTGCTGGTCATTGGTAGCTGTATGATCACCTACTTTACCTTCCAAAGTATTGGGGGCTGGGATGAGATGATCGCTGGCCTGAATCAGATGGGGGCGGCCGGTACCTTACCGAATCCTAACGGCGTTGCGGAGGTGCTTTCCGGCCCGGGTAGTTCGCTGGGCAGTATCATCTCCCCGGAGTTTGATGCGACGGGTATCCGCCAAGAGATAATCAATGGTGTCTCCTACGGCGTATACCCACTGGATGCCTTTGATCCAAAGCAATTCAACCTGAGTTCCGTGCCCATCACGGAGCGAATCTACTCGGATGCAGTGTACCAGCCTTCCTCGGCGGATGAGGTACTTAGCCTCGTCCGGCCTACGGGTGATACCTGGCGGGAGTTCTTCCTCGGTAGCGGGGGAGATGGCTTCATGCCGTGGACCGGTCTGCTGCTGGGCGCACCTATTCTTGGTTTTTACTTCTGGGCCAATAATCAGTTCATGGTACAGCGGGTTTTGGGAGCTAAGGACATCAACCACGGGCGCTGGGGTGCCCTCTTCGCTGGCCTGCTGAAACTACCGGTGCTCTTTATCATGGTCCTGCCGGGCACCGCGGCGATTGTCTATCTCCAGCAGCAAAGTTTGTTGCCGGACGGGTTCAACTTCGCGGAAATGGGATACAAATTTCCCAACGGAAAGCTCTGTGAAAACCTGATCGATTGCCCCAACGCGACCTACCCCATGCTGATGTTCCAGATGCTACCTACGGGTATCCTAGGACTAGTTCTGGCAGGTCTCCTGGCGGCTATGATGTCTTCCGTGAGCGCCACCTTCAACTCCGCCTCGACGTTGATCACGATGGACTTTGCCCAGAAGATCAAGCCAGACCTGACTAGCAAGCAGTTGGTGCGGACCGGTCAGATCTCCACTTTAGTGCTGGTGGTACTCGCCTGCCTTTGGGCCCCTCAGATTGAGAAGTTTGACTCATTGTTTGAGTACCTGCAGATCATCCTAAGTTTCATCGCTCCGCCGATTGCGGCGGCCTTCATTTTAGGATTGTTCTCACGCCGGGTCAACGGCCAGGGTGCCTTCGCGAGCTTAATATTCGGGGCGGTGCTTACGCTGATCTACCTGTACCTACAATTCTCTGGGAGTGACTCCTTCTTCATGGAGATGCACTTCTTGCACCGTACGTTCTACCTCTTCCTGTCGTGCATGATCGTTAACTACGGCGTCAGCCTCATGACGGCACCTCCGGCTCCGGAGAAGATTGCCAATTATACGTGGACGTCCGATTTGATCGCGGAGGAAACGGAAGAGTTGAAGGATTTGCCCTGGTACAAGAATTACCGGTACCAGGCGGTACTTCTGCTGATCATCACCTTCATTTTGGTCGGTTACTTTTGGTAA
- a CDS encoding UPF0158 family protein: MIQLNDLDLNEAATAIRRGMDVYVHREHGRMLVADDPERNVRADPEVFEAIMQDVNSDPDAYVHIERMEAAKALEIMSRFTDRVRSQELWQALTYALKRPRPFQTFKAELSKFPKNYDKWREFRQVEYRKYVTSKLATD, encoded by the coding sequence ATGATCCAGCTGAACGACCTAGACCTCAACGAAGCCGCCACCGCCATTCGCCGCGGGATGGATGTTTACGTCCACCGCGAACACGGAAGAATGTTGGTAGCCGATGATCCGGAACGGAACGTTCGCGCCGACCCGGAAGTCTTCGAAGCCATCATGCAGGACGTCAATTCTGACCCCGACGCCTACGTACACATCGAAAGAATGGAAGCGGCTAAAGCACTCGAGATCATGTCGCGCTTTACGGACCGCGTCCGGAGTCAGGAATTGTGGCAAGCACTAACCTACGCCCTGAAGCGCCCCCGCCCCTTCCAAACCTTCAAGGCTGAGCTGAGCAAGTTCCCCAAGAACTACGACAAATGGCGCGAGTTCCGCCAGGTCGAGTACCGGAAGTACGTCACCAGTAAGCTAGCGACGGACTAA
- a CDS encoding Fpg/Nei family DNA glycosylase yields MPELPEVHNFKQYFDAAATGQTIREVVVHDDKIIRNMPGQAFADACAGKTIKDSLRRGKYLFANLTSGEAILLHFGMTGDLNLYQEEADRGRFERFAFHFTDGNILGFDDPRKFARILFLKDRDEYIREVKLGPDALDLEEQYFLDQISGRKTTLKGFLLNQSVVAGLGNLYVDEICYRCKLHPGQKVDKLTKKNKLAIYQQILDVMRYATENAPYYHDYPENWFWHTWRKEGQLDPETGGEVKIIKVAGRTTYFVEGRQKLRK; encoded by the coding sequence ATGCCAGAATTACCCGAGGTCCACAATTTCAAGCAATATTTTGATGCGGCAGCTACCGGCCAAACGATCCGCGAAGTGGTGGTACACGACGATAAGATCATCCGGAACATGCCCGGGCAAGCCTTCGCGGACGCTTGCGCCGGGAAGACGATTAAGGACAGCCTGCGTAGAGGGAAGTACCTTTTTGCTAACCTCACCAGCGGGGAAGCCATCCTCCTACATTTTGGGATGACGGGTGACCTCAACCTTTATCAGGAGGAGGCGGACCGTGGCCGCTTCGAACGCTTTGCCTTCCACTTTACGGACGGAAATATTCTTGGTTTTGATGACCCGCGCAAGTTTGCCCGTATCCTGTTTTTGAAGGACAGGGATGAATATATCCGCGAAGTAAAACTTGGCCCCGATGCCCTTGATCTGGAGGAACAGTATTTCCTGGATCAAATCTCCGGCCGGAAAACCACGCTTAAGGGCTTCTTGCTCAACCAATCCGTAGTCGCCGGGCTGGGAAATTTGTACGTGGATGAGATTTGCTATCGCTGCAAGCTCCACCCGGGCCAAAAGGTGGATAAGCTCACCAAAAAGAACAAATTGGCCATTTACCAACAGATTCTTGACGTCATGCGGTACGCCACGGAAAACGCTCCCTATTACCACGATTATCCGGAGAATTGGTTCTGGCACACTTGGCGCAAGGAAGGGCAACTAGACCCCGAAACCGGAGGAGAAGTGAAGATCATCAAAGTAGCCGGACGGACGACCTACTTCGTAGAGGGGCGGCAAAAACTACGGAAGTAG
- a CDS encoding S1C family serine protease, which translates to MSGAFLFQTYLAPAAAPELSYVSNQIERPSLTKSVQAILPTVVSIRGIGVASHGSTKGSGVIVDEAGYIATNHHVIDGSERIRVTLYDRRELWAEVIGSDLDTDLALLKVEADELLASAVFGDSDSLQIGDWLLAIGNPFGLRSTVTAGILSARGRSIDALRGEARIESFLQTDAAVNPGSSGGALVNDRGELIGINTAILSESGRHEGFNFAIPGNLAKRVLSDLKNYGEVRRATLGVYVQTVNDAQARTAGMQRAKGVILKRLIAGEAAMRSGLEVGDILLSIDGISVQSAQQMQEVLSRYEPGASVRLAYWRAKRNRSVRVTLGGNEPAQRAKLVGDDMHNFNLSPEVEQ; encoded by the coding sequence ATGTCTGGCGCATTCTTGTTCCAAACTTACCTCGCACCTGCGGCAGCGCCCGAATTAAGTTACGTGAGCAATCAAATTGAAAGGCCTTCACTCACTAAAAGCGTGCAAGCCATCTTGCCTACGGTGGTGTCCATCAGAGGAATAGGTGTAGCGAGTCATGGCTCAACTAAGGGCTCCGGTGTCATTGTCGACGAGGCAGGATACATTGCCACAAACCATCACGTGATTGATGGGAGCGAGCGAATTCGAGTGACCCTTTACGACCGCCGGGAGTTATGGGCCGAGGTGATCGGTAGCGATTTAGATACTGACCTTGCCTTATTGAAGGTGGAGGCGGATGAACTGCTGGCCAGTGCCGTTTTTGGTGATAGTGATAGCCTACAGATTGGTGATTGGCTGCTGGCCATCGGAAACCCGTTTGGTCTACGTTCCACCGTAACGGCGGGCATTCTATCCGCCAGGGGCCGCAGTATTGATGCTTTGCGTGGGGAGGCGAGGATTGAAAGCTTTCTGCAAACGGACGCCGCCGTGAACCCGGGGAGTAGTGGGGGAGCACTGGTCAATGACCGTGGCGAGCTAATTGGTATCAACACCGCTATCTTAAGCGAGAGCGGCCGCCACGAAGGCTTTAATTTTGCCATCCCCGGTAACCTGGCTAAACGCGTTCTGTCTGATCTAAAGAATTACGGTGAGGTGCGCCGCGCCACCCTGGGAGTATACGTACAAACCGTGAATGACGCCCAGGCCAGAACGGCCGGCATGCAGCGGGCAAAAGGGGTAATCCTGAAGCGCCTCATTGCCGGAGAAGCGGCGATGCGCAGCGGACTAGAAGTTGGCGATATCCTACTTTCAATCGACGGGATCTCCGTACAAAGTGCGCAGCAAATGCAAGAGGTGCTGAGTAGGTATGAACCCGGCGCATCCGTACGCTTGGCCTACTGGCGGGCAAAACGTAACCGCAGCGTTCGCGTAACGCTTGGTGGGAACGAACCCGCCCAACGCGCGAAGCTGGTGGGAGACGACATGCACAACTTCAATTTGTCTCCGGAAGTGGAGCAATAG
- the dapF gene encoding diaminopimelate epimerase, whose product MASFTFYKYHGAGNDFILFDDRSGNIHPQFDQPAIASLCHRRFGIGADGMIFLRTHTEHDFEMIYYNADGAPSSMCGNGGRCIVRFAADLGLVKNDCSFMAVDGVHHASLLDNGWVSLGMLPVATVSQDGEARILDTGSPHYVTFSEDPSSVDVVVKGRSIRNSATYCEEGINVNFLARTGPDQLTIATYERGVEDETLACGTGVTAAAIVAATDDEVTVGQAFRYSVRAKGGELAVRGQRSNEGFTDLWLEGPAVQVFRGTIEPTKVEVPK is encoded by the coding sequence ATGGCTAGCTTTACTTTCTACAAGTACCACGGTGCGGGTAACGACTTCATCCTTTTCGACGACCGATCTGGCAATATCCATCCGCAGTTTGACCAGCCTGCCATCGCCAGCCTCTGCCACCGCCGTTTCGGAATTGGGGCCGACGGAATGATCTTCCTCCGCACGCATACCGAGCATGATTTTGAGATGATCTACTACAATGCTGACGGAGCCCCCAGCTCAATGTGCGGTAACGGTGGCCGGTGCATCGTCCGCTTCGCAGCTGACCTTGGCTTGGTAAAAAACGACTGCTCGTTTATGGCCGTGGATGGTGTACATCATGCCAGCCTTCTCGATAATGGGTGGGTGAGCTTAGGTATGCTCCCGGTCGCTACTGTCAGCCAGGATGGTGAGGCGCGGATTCTCGACACGGGTTCTCCCCACTACGTCACCTTCAGCGAAGATCCATCCTCCGTCGATGTGGTCGTCAAAGGGCGCTCCATTCGCAACAGCGCTACTTATTGTGAAGAAGGTATCAATGTCAATTTCCTGGCGCGTACCGGCCCTGACCAATTGACCATCGCTACCTACGAACGCGGAGTGGAAGACGAAACGCTAGCCTGCGGAACTGGTGTCACTGCCGCTGCCATAGTGGCTGCGACTGATGATGAAGTTACGGTTGGGCAAGCCTTCCGCTACTCCGTCCGTGCGAAAGGGGGAGAACTTGCCGTCAGGGGGCAACGCTCCAACGAAGGCTTTACCGACTTGTGGCTGGAAGGGCCCGCCGTGCAGGTGTTTAGGGGCACTATAGAACCTACGAAAGTGGAGGTTCCTAAGTAG
- a CDS encoding bifunctional 2-polyprenyl-6-hydroxyphenol methylase/3-demethylubiquinol 3-O-methyltransferase UbiG, translating into MTLSERYGKARWKLAQYLEGKWWQRYLKNKSPEAYLADKRRYWQSLLDDLNWETVKGRQVLDAGCGPAGIFIHLRSVEQVVALDPLLDTYAGTLDIFDQGNYPEVSFYQQPLEQRLPEDLKFDAIYCFNAINHVADWSTALDQLTAYAHPGTRMILSSDVHRHAWLLPIFKALPGDALHPQQHGPEAYRTALRQRGWIIDSEMVLREEAIFNYTAWTLTFQG; encoded by the coding sequence ATGACTTTAAGTGAACGCTACGGCAAAGCAAGGTGGAAACTGGCCCAGTACCTGGAGGGTAAGTGGTGGCAACGGTACCTGAAGAATAAGTCTCCCGAAGCCTACCTCGCCGATAAACGTCGCTACTGGCAAAGTCTATTGGATGACCTCAACTGGGAAACGGTCAAAGGTCGTCAGGTGCTGGACGCTGGTTGTGGCCCCGCCGGCATCTTCATTCATCTACGCTCAGTAGAGCAAGTGGTGGCACTGGATCCCTTACTGGATACTTATGCAGGCACGCTGGATATCTTCGACCAGGGCAATTACCCAGAAGTTTCCTTTTACCAGCAGCCCCTGGAACAGCGCTTACCAGAAGACCTAAAGTTCGATGCGATCTATTGCTTTAATGCTATCAATCACGTGGCGGATTGGTCAACGGCGCTGGACCAACTAACGGCCTACGCCCATCCCGGAACACGGATGATTCTGAGTAGCGACGTCCACCGTCACGCTTGGTTACTCCCGATATTCAAGGCGTTGCCCGGTGATGCTTTACACCCCCAACAGCACGGACCGGAGGCTTACCGGACTGCGCTGCGACAACGAGGATGGATCATCGACTCTGAGATGGTACTACGTGAAGAAGCCATCTTCAACTATACGGCCTGGACCCTGACCTTCCAGGGGTAA
- a CDS encoding Smr/MutS family protein, whose amino-acid sequence MNFEVDQRVRMKRTENVGTVTLVLPGNLVQVKLDGGLGHIPIPAEALELVSPPKPKPAPPVVVQRTVSKAVLHEENGVQLAFDPQLNNEAEPVAYEVYLLNSTSHKIIFELKALTGSNQRWSKSSILEPNSKKRLEAIEYRWLNEKLSLELDVRTVNVGGTGPRHFEKVRVKPSQFFGKYVDVPELYREAHLYPVFSRLDSTNTAPAAAPPNTGSLKELTRKHLASKPKPQPKKQLTQTDIRERLEFSETLDLHLTALVEDPAAVPKHEVLQLQLKEYDEYLDRALRLGVDSVFIIHGVGNGVLKRAIHSRLHRTKFIREFKNEFHPKYGFGATEIIFD is encoded by the coding sequence ATGAATTTCGAGGTAGACCAACGGGTGAGGATGAAGCGAACGGAGAACGTCGGTACCGTCACGCTTGTCCTGCCCGGAAACCTGGTGCAGGTTAAGTTAGATGGTGGGCTCGGTCACATCCCCATCCCCGCTGAAGCACTTGAATTGGTTTCACCGCCTAAGCCCAAGCCCGCCCCACCCGTGGTGGTACAACGTACGGTCAGCAAGGCCGTCCTCCACGAGGAAAACGGCGTCCAGCTCGCATTTGACCCACAACTTAACAATGAGGCAGAACCCGTGGCTTACGAAGTTTACCTGCTCAATAGTACCAGCCATAAGATCATCTTTGAACTGAAGGCCCTCACCGGCAGTAATCAACGTTGGAGCAAATCCAGCATTCTGGAGCCCAACAGTAAGAAGCGATTGGAAGCCATCGAGTACCGCTGGCTGAACGAAAAGTTATCTCTTGAGCTCGACGTCAGGACCGTCAACGTTGGTGGTACCGGGCCCAGGCACTTTGAAAAGGTCCGCGTCAAGCCAAGCCAATTCTTTGGTAAGTACGTGGACGTCCCTGAACTCTACCGTGAGGCCCACCTCTATCCGGTCTTCAGCCGTTTAGACTCAACGAACACCGCACCCGCGGCAGCGCCCCCTAATACCGGAAGCCTCAAGGAACTTACCCGAAAACACCTGGCGAGCAAACCTAAACCGCAACCCAAAAAGCAACTCACGCAAACGGATATTCGGGAACGATTGGAGTTTTCCGAAACGTTGGATCTGCACCTCACCGCATTGGTAGAAGATCCCGCAGCCGTACCCAAACATGAAGTTTTGCAACTTCAGTTAAAAGAATATGATGAGTACCTGGACCGCGCCCTACGGTTGGGTGTCGACAGCGTATTCATCATTCACGGAGTTGGCAACGGCGTACTGAAACGTGCCATCCATAGCCGTCTTCACCGGACAAAATTCATCCGGGAATTCAAGAATGAATTCCACCCCAAGTATGGATTCGGGGCTACTGAGATCATTTTTGACTAA